Genomic window (Lewinellaceae bacterium):
TCGTTTTCCCTGATCTCATCCACCAGGCTGTCGGCGTGAACGAAGAAGTCATCGTTGCTATCCTGGTCGGCGATGAAGCCGTAGCCTTTTTCGGTGTTGAAGAACTTCACCACGCCCGTCCGGAGGAAATTCGGTTGCTCGGACTTGCCTTTTTTGGGCGTGCTGACGTCGATGTCCTCGGCCTTTATGGCCCTCTTTTTGCTCGGATCCGGAGGGGTGGGGCTCAGGTTGCCGAATTCGTCCATGTACATGAACTCAGGCGTTTCTCTGCCGTCCTGTTTCCGCTGTTCTTTCTTCTCGGCTTTGTCTTTCCTCCTTTTGCGCTTTTTCTTTTCCAGTTCTTTTTTATTATAGCTATCCGCCATTGTTGTGGTTTAAATGATCAAATGTACTGCGTTATGGACAGAGTTAAACGGATAGGCAAAGTATCGGGTTAAGCCTGAAAATAACTTCTCAACGGCAAAGGTAAGGAATTTAATGGGAACTTGTTTCTGATTTATGGTTGACTATAAAACCGCTCCACCTGCCGCCGGTGTCTCAGGATGTGAACAATGGCATGCTCCAGCAACTGCTCCAGGTCATATTCCGGCCCCCAGGAAACCTTCATATTGTTCCTCATGATATCTTCATAGGTTAAGCCCCATTTGCCCTCCAACGTTTCGGCGGTATAAGCCAGCATGACGTCCAGTTCACGGCAGGCCGCTTCGGTAGTGCTTACGTCAAAAGATTCCATTCTTTCCACCCAAGGTTTGCCAAATTGCTTGCGGATGTAATTGGCGTATTTATATCCGGCCTTCACCACGTGGTTCATAATGGTTTGGATGGACCGGCAATTCGGGTCGGAAGTGTGCGGGTCGGCTATTTTGACAAAGCCCGCCTGCGGGATGGTGCTCAGGATAGCCTTAAGTTCTGCGGCAGCCCGTTCGTACTCGTCGAGCAGGGCGCCGATAGGGCCGGGGCGGTATGTTTTGGCCATGTTTGTTTTTTTTCTTATTGTAACGGTTTGCGTAGCAATCCTTTATAATCAGTTTTTTTTGAATTATTATTTAGCAGAACTTCCAACAGCTCTATTCCTTTCCTTTCATATACTCCCGCAACCGCTCCTTCGCCCCTGCCCGCACTTTATTCCTGAAAAAACCGGCCCACCCCAGGAGCAAGCCGGTGAGGCCCAAAGCCTGCCTGGCCCACCGGTAAAAATCAAACCGGTCGGTGTGGCGGACAATCTTGCCGTCCTGGAACTCGAAGGCTGCCTCGATGCGGTTGACCACCTTCCGCCTCGCTTTTGAAAAAGTATACCTCGCCACCCAAACCGCTTTCCCCTGCTTATCATCGGCTTCCACGCCGGAATACTCCAGTTCCAGGTCTTTTCCGCTTTTGATCAGCATCTCCCACATCTTCCCCGTTTCGCAGGCATTCAGGCCGCGGAAGGCCTCATCGTTGAACACCGCATCTTCGTGGTAACACTTTTTCATGGTTTCGTAGTCCTTGCGCTGGAAGGCCTGGTAGAAGGCGTGGATCAAGTTTTCGTTTGGATGCATCTGCATTGGTTGTGAAATGGTTTTCCTAAAGCTACTATTGCAGGTTGGAAAGCACAAGGAAACCGCCTCTTTTTTGGCCTTGAAAGCGGGTTGGGGCCGTTCCTGTAAATTGCTTTTTTTTCAGGGCCGGTCAGAATTTCTTTTCCAATTGTTATATTCGGCAATAGAAACGCTGAACCAACTTATTAGCCATCAATAAAATGAAAAAGCTACTCCTCCCCTTCTACCTCCTCCTCTCCCTGCTCAATCTTTACGGCGAAAACAGCCGCTCAGAGGCGCTCATCTTCGCCACCAAGCCGTTGCTGCTCGCCACGCTGGCCCTGTGGTTCTATCTGAAACTGCGCCCACTGGCCGCCCGGTTCCCCCGTTTCATCCTGGCGGGGCTGATTTTTTCCATCGGCGGCGACGTACTGCTGATGCTGGTGGAGAACGGGCCGAAGAACGAGGATTTCTTCCTCCCGGGGCTGGGCAGTTTTCTCCTGGCGCAGTTGAGTTACCTGCTCGGTTTCCTCAGCTATCCGGAGGCGCGGCGAGGCGCCATTGCCCAGTCGCCGTGGCGGGCCTGGCCCTTCGTCCTCTTCCTGATTGGAATACTGGGCTTGCTCTGGCCGGGCATCCCCGTGCCCATGCGGGCGCCGGTGGCCATTTACGCCTGTGCCATCACCGGCATGGCCACAGCAGCCCTCAACCTGCGGCCGTTGCTGGCCCGGAAGCTGTTCCGCGGCCTGATGGCCGGCATCCTCCTGTTCCTCCTATCCGACAGCCTCATTGCCCTGAATAAGTTTCGGCCAGAGACGTTGGCCATCCCCTACGCCCGCCTGTTCATCATGGCGACTTACCTGCTGGGGCAGTATTGGATTGCGAGAAATTCGGCGTTGGTCTGGAAAGCTGCCTGAGTAGTGATTTTTTTCCTGGTTGAGGGTGGAGTACAGTTTGTGGTACAGAGCATTAGTGTTAGAATAAAAAGTAGTAAAACCAGGTTCTGGAATTGCTTCATTTTAGGCGCGAGGAAAGAATAAACTGTCCATTCTGGCTTGTACTTTTTGCGCCATGCTGCGTTGCTCATCACTCAGGTAGCTTTGGCTATCTTCATTCTTCGCGCCTTGCCTGGCACAAAAATTACTGCCCCATAATTGAACACTTTATTCTTTCCTCGTGCCTAACTACCTACTCTTCACCACCCGCCTGGCCAGCCGGTCCCCATTGATGTCCACCACCAGCAGGTAAGCGCCTGCGGGCAATTCTGCCAGCGACAATTCCAGCGCCTGCTCTGCCGCTACTTGTTGCCGCCCTTGCAGTACGGGGCGCCCCAGAAGATCGGCCAGGTGATAGTTCACCAATCCAGGTTGCTCCAGCCGGAAAACCAGGTTGAGCCGGTCCTGAGCCGGGTTGGGGTAAACGAGTAAGTGGTTGTCTCTCCGCCCAAAGGCCTCGCCGCTGCCCAGTACAGCATCTTCGATCACACTGATCGTCCCCCCGGCGCTGCTGCTGCATCCATCTTCTCCTATTACGGTGAGCGTCACCTGGTAGCTGCCCGTATCGGTATAGGTATGCAGAGGGTTCTGATCGGTACTCCCGTTGCCGTCTCCAAAATCCCACAGCCACGAAACGGCCCCTTCCGACTCGTCGGTGAAGGCAAGTTCGCCAGTATCCTCGGCCAGGTTGATCTCCTCTACCGGGATGGAAAAATCAGCCAAAGCAGGTTGGCCGTCTCCGGCCACCTCAATCTCTACCGGCGTGCGGCCGCAGAAGAAATCGTATTCTATCTCCCAGTCGTAGAAATAGTAGTAAAATACCGGCCCGCCGGTAGAGCTGTTGATGGAAAGAACGCCGGGAACCTCATACGGATAGGCTGTTCCGCCCACGTTGAAAAGCAGGGGTTTACCGGCTTGCAGGGCCAACTCATAGCCCTCGCCCGGTTCGACATGAATATTGAGATCGAGGCGGACTTCGCCGGCTTCAGGGATGGAGGCTATTTTTGTTGTGCCGCTGCCGTCAGGCTTGGTCAGTTTGATGAGGCGGCCGCCGGGCTCTTCGGCATAGACCTTTACCGACCGTAGGGTGAAAGGAACGTAAGCATCGAACCGAAGGCCCAGGGAAGTATTGCCCGCCTGTATAGAACCGCCGTCCTCATTGCCCAGCCGCCCTGTTTTTTTCCGGGGCGTCACCTGGGCATAGACGGTGCGGGGCGCTCCTTCCACAGGCACCAGCAGGGAGCGGCCTTCTCCCAGCAGTTCGCCCCCCTCATCGGCATCGTACCATTTGATAGCCGCATCTCCATCGTAGAGGCTCTGCACCAGGGCGGCGCTGTTCTGGCAAACCGGAACATTCCCTACGGCCTCGGCAGGGATTTTTTCATCTTCCACAATGCGAACCATCCGCTTAAGGCGGTTGTTGAGGTCGCGATTATCGGGCGCTTCATTGGCAGAGATCACCTCTACTACCAGTTCAAGTTCTCCGGGCACGGCTTCCAGGGGTTCCAGTATGACCCATTCTGTGGCGCCGGGCTGCAACGTGCCTTCCCAGGCGTGCTCCCGAACGTACAGGCTGTCGCTCTCAATAGAGTACCGGAAGGTCAGGGAGGTGATGGCCTCCGTTCCATTATTCAGGACCAGGGCTTTGGGAAAGGCCCGGTTTTCACAATTTTTCACCGGAGCGTCGACCCGCAGCAGGACCACATCATTCGGCGCCTCTACCGGCGGAACCGGCTCGTGCCCCTGGCCAACCAGGTAATCGAAAGCGGCCGGCACATTGATGATGCCCATGCCGTAGTCGTTGTCCTCGCCGGGAACGCCCAGGTCAGTGCAGGAGTAATACAAGGCCAGGCTCAGTTCCTCCCCGGTGAGATAAGGGAAGGCCTCTTTGAGCAGCAGGATAGCCCCGGAAACGTGAGGGGCGGCCATGGAGGTGCCGTCCAATGTCCCATATCCTCCCGGAATACTCGAACGGACATTGTCGCCAGGCGCCGACACTTCCGGCTTAATCAACAGGGAACCCGTTCCTCCACATATACTGGGGCCGCGGCTGGAAAAAGACGTTATCGGGAAATCGCTGCGGTTTCCATTTACAGCGCCTACAGCAAACAGGCGCACCGTATCCCAGTTGTTGAACTTGGGCGGCGTGATGGTGGATGCCCCGGGGCCGTCGTTGCCGGCGGAAAACACGACCGCAATGCCGGCAGCGTAGAGCGCATCGTAAGTAGCAAAAACCCCGTTGGCATTACAAGCATTGCTTCCTGAATACCAGGAGTTGTTGATCACATCCGGCATATCATCAATGGTCGAAGGGTCGCCGTCCGGATCGAGGGCCCATTGGAACAGGCCATTTATTCCGGCAGCATCGGTGCCGGAGTCGCAAGCACCATCCAGGGCAATCCCTCCCAGCCACTTGGCGTCAAAAGCAACGCCGATGGTGTCTTGCGCAATGCGGTCGAGGCCCAGCACGGTGCCGGTTACATGCGAACCGTGATAGCCACAATCCTCCGGGTTGGTATTGCCTCTCCAGGACTCGAGAATGTCGCGGTTGTGATAAATAAATTGGTTATGCAGGGCTGGGTGCGTAGGGTCCTGGCCGGTATCGACGATCAGGGCGCGCCGGCCGTAGCCGGTGTAGCCCATGGCCCACATCTGTGGGGCGCCGATGGCGGCCAGGCCCCGCTCTGCGCTGTTATTCTCAGACTCCGCCAGGCACAGTTCGGCAGCCTTTTCGAATTCTACTTTTTCATTCAGCCCCAATTCTTCTACCGCCGGATCGTTGCTGAGGGCGGCAATGGCATCCCGGCTTCCTTCGAAATAGATGACATTGGTGACCCACAGGGGCTGCAGGCTTTCCTTTCGGATGCCCGGCAGGCGCTGCATCCGGGCCAGCATTGCCGGCTGGGTGGCTTCGGCCTTGGCCTGCAATGCGGTGAGCAACTCATAGACGCGCTCTTTTATTGGAGCTTTCCGCCGCCGGAAATCAGCTTCCATTTCCCGCGGATGCACCCGGTCGGCCAGCAGGACGTAGGCCCGGTGGTAGGCATCTGGCGACGCCTCCAAATCCGCCCACAAAGACTCCGTTATTTTGCCGGCGCCTGGCGATTGCGCCAGCAGGTTGTTCCCTCCGGAGAAACACAATAAAAGGATTAAAAAAGGAAGGCAGGTAGAAGTTTTTTTCATGAGTCAAGCATATTATTTGGTCTGATTATTTTTACATATCGCGAAATTAATGATTCTAATTATAATTGCCGCATTGTGTTTGTCGCCGAGTTGGCAAAGAGGCCCGGACGCGCCAGATTCATCTCGTGCATAGCAACTGATCCCCTATCGCCCAACCACCACTCTACGCTCCAACTGCGCTCCGTCCAACCGGACAATGACGGAATACAAGCCGGCCGGGAGTTCGCTCACCGATATTTCCACCGCCTCTTTTGGCGAAAATTCCAGGCGCTGGCGCCACACCTGCCGGCCCAGCATATCCGCCAGGAGCACTTCTGCTTCCCGAGGCTGGGCAAAGCCTAAAGTAAGGTAGATTAAGTCATGGGCCGGATTGGGGAATACTTCCATTTTATATTCCCGCGCCGGCTGGCTCGCCGAAGTCATGGTCGTTTCCATTGCCGTTACCACTCCGGCGGCGCTGCTGGCGCAACCATCCTGGCCGGAAACGGTCAGTGTCACTACATACTGGCCGGTATCGGCGTAGGCATGCAAAGGGTTGGGCGCCGTACTGGTGGTTCCATCCCCAAAGTCCCATAACCAGGAAGTACTTCCTTCGGACTCATCCGTGAAAGCGACCTCATTGAAACCCGAGGACAGGTCGATTACCGTATCGGCCGGGCTGAACGCCGCCTGAGGGGCATTGGATGTTGGCAACACGTCTACCTCTACCGGCGCACGGCCGCAGAAATAGGGGTACTCCACCTCCCAATCGTAGAAGTAGTGATAAAAGACCACGCTCTGGGTAGACTTCCTGATGGTCAGGATATTGGGAATCACGTAAGGGAAGAGCTCTCCACCCAGGCTGAGGCCCAGCGGCTTGCCCCCCTTAAGGAACAGTTCCCAACCTTCGCCGGGCGTCACGTTGAAGTTCAGCTCAATGCGTTGTTCGCCTTCCGGTATTGAAACGAGTTTCGTCAAAGAGGTTCCATTGGGGTTGCGCAGGCCGATTAAGCGGGAGCCGGCCTCTCCGGCGTATACTTTTACCGATTTGATGGCAAATGGAGAAAAAACGTCAAAAACCAGGCCTTCCATATTGTTGCTCGACTGCTGAATGCCCTCCTGGTTGTTCAGCCTGCCCACCTTTTCCAGCGGAGCAACTTCCATATAAACAGTAAGGGGCTGATCGCCCACCGGCAACAAGGCATTGCGCCCTTCAGCCAGCAGGTTGCCCCCCTGAAGCTCATCGTACCAGCGCACCACTGCCGGGCCATCGTAGAGGCTTTGCAGCAGGGCTTGCCCTCCCTGGCATACCGCCAGGTTGCCGGAGGCCTGGCCTTCGAGCAATTCATCTTCTAAAATGCTAATCCTGACTTTGAGCTGGTTGTTGAGCCGGCGGGCGTCGGCCGTCCCGTTGGCCTCGGTAATTTCCGCAACGTATTCGAACTCTCCTGCTTCCTCCGAAGGCAGAGGCGGCATCTGAATGTACTGCCGTTCGCCGGGTGCAATTGTTCCTTCCCACTGATGAGTGAAATAAACAGGTTCGTTGCCCGACAAAAATGCATGCCGGATATTCATGGAGGTCACCTCCTCAGTGCCGTTGTTTTCCACCAGCAGGCGGGTGGTGGCCTGCTTTTCGCAGTTCAACTCCCGGGCGTCAATCTGAAGGAGGATGACGTCATTGGGCGCCTCCACCGGAAGGGCCGGCTCGTTTCCCTGATCGATAAGGTACTGGTAGGCAGCAGGCACATTGATGATGCCCATGCCATAGGAGTTGTCTTCACCCGGAGGGCCCAGGTCGATGGCCGAGAAGTAAAGGGCCAGCAGGATTTCCTCCCCGGTCAGATCGGGGAAGGCTTCTTTCAGCAGCAGGACTGCCCCGGAGACGTGGGGCGCCGCCATGGAAGTGCCGCTAAACTGCTGATAGCCGCCCCCTACAACACTGGACCGCACGTTGCCGCCCGGGGCGCATACTTCCGGTTTGATCAGCAGAGAACCCGTTCCGCCACAAACGCTGGGGCCCCGGCTGGAATCGAAGCTGATGGGAAATGAGGACGAATTGCCGTTGACATTGCCCACGCTCAGGATGCGCACCAGGCTGTTGTTGGTCATGGCCGGGTTGCCGATTGTTTGGGCCCCCGGCCCATCATTGCCGGCCGACCACACCACGGCGACACCAGCGGTGTAAAGCGCCTCTATGGTATTGCCCAGAAAAGGGGCCTGGCAGTCGCCGGAGTTGGGAGAAGACCTCCCCCAGGAATTGTTGATGACATGAGGCATGTCATCAATGGTGCTGGGGTCTCCATCCGGATTGATGGCCCACTGGAAAACGGTAATGGCATTAACGGGAGAGCCTCCGACATAATCTCCGCAGTTGCTCAGTTCGATTGGCCCTCCCATCCATTGGGCGTTGAAGGCTACGCCGATGGTGTCTTCCATCAGCCGGTCCAGCCCCAGTATCGTGCCCGCAACATGCGTCCCATGATCGCCGCAATAGTAAGGGCCCTGGCTATTGGGCCAGGCCAGGTTGATGGGGCGCTGATTAAAAAGAAATTGATTGTGCAGGGCCGGATGGGAACCATCCTGCCCGGAATCGACGATCAGGGCGCGGGTGCCGTAACCGGTATAGCCCATCCGCCACATCTGATCGGCGCCAATGGCGACAAGGCCCCTTTCCGTTCTGTTTTCCTGCACATTGGAAGTGGGAAGTGGGAAATCGGAATTCGGAAGCGACCGAAGGGAGGCCCATACCGACGAAGGAGGCCGGGATCGGAAATCGGAATCTGCTGCTTCGCCGTCGTGCAGTTCGGGTACCTGGTACAGGTCCAGCATGGCGACTGCCAGATCCTGGCTAAGCGCGGCGATGCCTTCTGCATTAGCGTTGAGGTAAATGGCGTTGGTGATCCAAAAAGGTTCTACCGAAGGCAGCTCGATGCCCGGCATCTTCTCTATCCGGCCCAGCAAAGCCGGCTGGGTTTGAATGGCTTTTTGCTGTAAAGACGTGATGACGGTATAGGCCCTTTCTTCGAGCGTTGCCTTTTTGGCGGCGAGGTACGCTTCCATTGCCTTGAGGTCAACCTGGTCTGCCAGCAGGATGCCTATGGTGTGGTGTTTGTCCGGCGCTTCCTGCATTCGCTGGAGCAAAGATTCAGAAATCTTTTCCAGGCGGAGGCCCTGGGCCGGGCTTTTTGCGAAAACACCAAAGATCAAAATAAGGCAGAAGCAAAGTTTTTTCTCTATTTTATTCATTCCTGAGAGGGTTTGGAGGTTTACAGAAAATCAGATACAGGCTGGCTTTTCAGCACGGCTGAGAAAAGTTTTTGGAAATTATTTTTTGTTTGTTTAAGGGGGGAGGATATTGTTCGGGGGATAATTTCTCCGTGAAGGTAAATAATTTTAAACTTTTCCCGGATAACCTGCCGGCAGAAGTAATTCATTCTCTCATTTTCCGCTCAATCTCATCCACCACAGCTTCCAGGCAGGTGTGAAAGTCCTTTTTCAGCCGGTGTTCCCAGAAGTGAAAGACGGTCCACCCCCTGGCCTGCAGGGCCTCGGTATTTTGGCGGTCGCGCTGCATATTTCGCTCGATCTTGGGTATCCAGTATTCCCGGTTGCGCTTTATGCGGTGTTGCTTATCGGCCCAGTCGTAGCCATGCCAGAATCCGCCGTCTACGAAGACGGCCACTTTGTACTTTTTGATGGCGATGTCGGGCTTGCCGGGCAAGTCCCGGACGTTCTTCCGGTAACGGTACCCCAAAGCCCACAAAGCCCGCCGCAGTTGCAGCTCCGGCTTGGTGTCCGAAGAGCGTATCTTGCTCATCAGCCGGGAGCGCTGCTCGGTGGTGTAGCGGCTTTGCTCTTCGGAAAAGGCGGGGACTTTGATGGGGTCTTCGCTCATTGTTGAATGGTTAGATGGCTGTATGGTTAGATGGTTGCATGGTTAGATGGTTGCATGGTTAGATGGTTGCATGGTTAGATGGTTGCATGGTTAGATGGTTACATGGTTAAATTGTTGAATGGTTACATGGTTAAATGGTTGAATGGTTTAAATGGTTGAATGGTTGAAAGTTGCGGAGTAGCCCTGAAGCACAGCGGGAGCCAACAATGCAACAATCAAGCAATATAACTCTAATCGCCCAATCCTGCCAGCGCTAAAAAAATCGCATTCTTTTCTCACTTTTCCAACACCAGCCGCCTTAAATCGGTTTAATCGATAAAAACCAAGACAGATGGAAAAGCATATTGGACTGGAGGGCATTCTCGGCATGGAACCCCACTACCGGCGCAACCTGATGAACAGCATTTCAGGTTTCAAATCCTGCAACCTCATTGGCACGTCAAGCTATCGTGGGGTGGCCAATGTCGCCATATTCAACTCGGTGGTGCACATCGGCGCCACTCCTCCCCTGCTCGGCTTCGTGATGCGGCCGCTGACGGTGCCGCGGCAGACCTATCACAACATTAAGGCCCATGGGTTCTTCACCATTAATGCCGTTGCAAAAGATTTCTATGAAAAAGCGCACCAGACCAGCGCCAAGTACGGCGAACAGACCTCGGAGTTCGAAGCTTGCGGGTTGACGCCTCAATATACCGATGCCCACCCGGCGCCCTACGTTAAAGAAAGCCCGGTCAGGATGGGCCTTCAACTGGAAGAGGAGCACCACATCCGGGCCAACGGAACCATCTTCCTCGTCGGAAAAGTTGTGGAAATTCTTGCCGAAGGCACCCTGATTGCTCTCGACGGCCACCTCGGCCTCGATAAAGCCGGCATCCTGGCCGTGGCCGGGCTGGACAGCTACTACGAGGCGGAACTGCTGGGGAGGCTGGGCTATGCGAGGGTGTGAAATGTGGGTGAATGGGGGCATGGGTGCATTGTTGCATGGGTGCATGGGTGCATGGCTTCAGTGTTTCATTGTACCCATGCACCCATTCAACTATTCCCCCCCAAAGTTTGTACTAATACGGAGTTCGCCCTATATTAGAGGGTTTGAATGAAAAAAGCCAGGCGCGGCGAGGAACTGCCCGCCCGGTTCCCAAAATCACTTAATCTAAAAAAAAAATGAGTAGAAGAAAAGGCTTTTTAGAGTCTCATAACCCCGTAATGAAAGAATCCGCCTATCAGCAGGCGGCGCATGAAGTGCTGGACGGCGATATGGCCCGCACCGCCGGCGGCATCGTCGAACGGATGACCGTTCAGGGCGCGATCAACAAGTCGCTCATTTTGGGAGGGATCATGCTGCTGACGGCAGCCATCAGTTTTTCGATGCCCAGCCAGCTGTTTCTTTGGGGAGGCGCCATCGGAGGGTTGATCGTCGTCGTTATCGCCTCCATGAAACCGCAGATGTCGCCCACCCTGGCGCCCGTTTATGCCGGCCTGGAAGGCCTCTTTGTGGGGGCCGTCTCCGCCATTTACGCCAGTGCCTTTAACGGCATCATCTTCCAGGCGGTAACCCTTACCATGGCAGTGTTTTTCCTGATGCTGTTTATTTACAAATCGGGCATCATCAAGGTGACCGGCAAACTCCGCACCGGCATCATCATGGCCACTGGAGCCATCTTTGTATTCTACCTGCTCAACTGGATCCTATCCATGTTTGGCGTCAATATGCCCTATTTACACCAGGGAGGATGGATCAGCATCGGCATCAGCCTGGTGATCGTGGGCGTGGCTTCCCTGAACCTGCTGCTGGATTTCGACAATTTCGAAAAAGGCGAACAATACGGCGCGCCCTCTTATATGGAGTGGTTCTCCGCCATGGGCCTGCTCATTACGCTGGTTTGGCTTTACGTCGAAATCCTCCGGCTGATCGCCCTTTTCTCTTCGAACGATTAAAAGAGCGTTCCAAAAATCATACGCCAGGCGCGGACAGGCTCCTTTTACGCGGTGCCATCCGCGCTTTGCATTAAAGCCCTTAGCCATGACCAAACAGGAAAGGCAGGTACTCAGGAAGAAAATTGTAGAAACGATCGCCACAATGGAGTATGAGGTGGAATGCCTGGAAAAGGATACCCAGCCCATCTCCCCGGAAAATTCCATCGGCCGCGTCAGCCGCATGGATGCGATCAACAACAAAGGCGTATCCGAAGCCGCCCTGCGTTCCGCCCGCCGCAAGCTGTCGAGCCTTCACCTGGCCCTCAGCAAGGTGGAGCGCCCCG
Coding sequences:
- a CDS encoding S8 family serine peptidase; translated protein: MNKIEKKLCFCLILIFGVFAKSPAQGLRLEKISESLLQRMQEAPDKHHTIGILLADQVDLKAMEAYLAAKKATLEERAYTVITSLQQKAIQTQPALLGRIEKMPGIELPSVEPFWITNAIYLNANAEGIAALSQDLAVAMLDLYQVPELHDGEAADSDFRSRPPSSVWASLRSLPNSDFPLPTSNVQENRTERGLVAIGADQMWRMGYTGYGTRALIVDSGQDGSHPALHNQFLFNQRPINLAWPNSQGPYYCGDHGTHVAGTILGLDRLMEDTIGVAFNAQWMGGPIELSNCGDYVGGSPVNAITVFQWAINPDGDPSTIDDMPHVINNSWGRSSPNSGDCQAPFLGNTIEALYTAGVAVVWSAGNDGPGAQTIGNPAMTNNSLVRILSVGNVNGNSSSFPISFDSSRGPSVCGGTGSLLIKPEVCAPGGNVRSSVVGGGYQQFSGTSMAAPHVSGAVLLLKEAFPDLTGEEILLALYFSAIDLGPPGEDNSYGMGIINVPAAYQYLIDQGNEPALPVEAPNDVILLQIDARELNCEKQATTRLLVENNGTEEVTSMNIRHAFLSGNEPVYFTHQWEGTIAPGERQYIQMPPLPSEEAGEFEYVAEITEANGTADARRLNNQLKVRISILEDELLEGQASGNLAVCQGGQALLQSLYDGPAVVRWYDELQGGNLLAEGRNALLPVGDQPLTVYMEVAPLEKVGRLNNQEGIQQSSNNMEGLVFDVFSPFAIKSVKVYAGEAGSRLIGLRNPNGTSLTKLVSIPEGEQRIELNFNVTPGEGWELFLKGGKPLGLSLGGELFPYVIPNILTIRKSTQSVVFYHYFYDWEVEYPYFCGRAPVEVDVLPTSNAPQAAFSPADTVIDLSSGFNEVAFTDESEGSTSWLWDFGDGTTSTAPNPLHAYADTGQYVVTLTVSGQDGCASSAAGVVTAMETTMTSASQPAREYKMEVFPNPAHDLIYLTLGFAQPREAEVLLADMLGRQVWRQRLEFSPKEAVEISVSELPAGLYSVIVRLDGAQLERRVVVGR
- a CDS encoding flavin reductase yields the protein MEKHIGLEGILGMEPHYRRNLMNSISGFKSCNLIGTSSYRGVANVAIFNSVVHIGATPPLLGFVMRPLTVPRQTYHNIKAHGFFTINAVAKDFYEKAHQTSAKYGEQTSEFEACGLTPQYTDAHPAPYVKESPVRMGLQLEEEHHIRANGTIFLVGKVVEILAEGTLIALDGHLGLDKAGILAVAGLDSYYEAELLGRLGYARV
- a CDS encoding DinB family protein, whose protein sequence is MAKTYRPGPIGALLDEYERAAAELKAILSTIPQAGFVKIADPHTSDPNCRSIQTIMNHVVKAGYKYANYIRKQFGKPWVERMESFDVSTTEAACRELDVMLAYTAETLEGKWGLTYEDIMRNNMKVSWGPEYDLEQLLEHAIVHILRHRRQVERFYSQP
- a CDS encoding S8 family serine peptidase — encoded protein: MKKTSTCLPFLILLLCFSGGNNLLAQSPGAGKITESLWADLEASPDAYHRAYVLLADRVHPREMEADFRRRKAPIKERVYELLTALQAKAEATQPAMLARMQRLPGIRKESLQPLWVTNVIYFEGSRDAIAALSNDPAVEELGLNEKVEFEKAAELCLAESENNSAERGLAAIGAPQMWAMGYTGYGRRALIVDTGQDPTHPALHNQFIYHNRDILESWRGNTNPEDCGYHGSHVTGTVLGLDRIAQDTIGVAFDAKWLGGIALDGACDSGTDAAGINGLFQWALDPDGDPSTIDDMPDVINNSWYSGSNACNANGVFATYDALYAAGIAVVFSAGNDGPGASTITPPKFNNWDTVRLFAVGAVNGNRSDFPITSFSSRGPSICGGTGSLLIKPEVSAPGDNVRSSIPGGYGTLDGTSMAAPHVSGAILLLKEAFPYLTGEELSLALYYSCTDLGVPGEDNDYGMGIINVPAAFDYLVGQGHEPVPPVEAPNDVVLLRVDAPVKNCENRAFPKALVLNNGTEAITSLTFRYSIESDSLYVREHAWEGTLQPGATEWVILEPLEAVPGELELVVEVISANEAPDNRDLNNRLKRMVRIVEDEKIPAEAVGNVPVCQNSAALVQSLYDGDAAIKWYDADEGGELLGEGRSLLVPVEGAPRTVYAQVTPRKKTGRLGNEDGGSIQAGNTSLGLRFDAYVPFTLRSVKVYAEEPGGRLIKLTKPDGSGTTKIASIPEAGEVRLDLNIHVEPGEGYELALQAGKPLLFNVGGTAYPYEVPGVLSINSSTGGPVFYYYFYDWEIEYDFFCGRTPVEIEVAGDGQPALADFSIPVEEINLAEDTGELAFTDESEGAVSWLWDFGDGNGSTDQNPLHTYTDTGSYQVTLTVIGEDGCSSSAGGTISVIEDAVLGSGEAFGRRDNHLLVYPNPAQDRLNLVFRLEQPGLVNYHLADLLGRPVLQGRQQVAAEQALELSLAELPAGAYLLVVDINGDRLARRVVKSR
- a CDS encoding cold shock domain-containing protein codes for the protein MADSYNKKELEKKKRKRRKDKAEKKEQRKQDGRETPEFMYMDEFGNLSPTPPDPSKKRAIKAEDIDVSTPKKGKSEQPNFLRTGVVKFFNTEKGYGFIADQDSNDDFFVHADSLVDEIRENDKVTFELGQGTKGPIAINVALVREKEEK
- a CDS encoding lysoplasmalogenase; the encoded protein is MKKLLLPFYLLLSLLNLYGENSRSEALIFATKPLLLATLALWFYLKLRPLAARFPRFILAGLIFSIGGDVLLMLVENGPKNEDFFLPGLGSFLLAQLSYLLGFLSYPEARRGAIAQSPWRAWPFVLFLIGILGLLWPGIPVPMRAPVAIYACAITGMATAALNLRPLLARKLFRGLMAGILLFLLSDSLIALNKFRPETLAIPYARLFIMATYLLGQYWIARNSALVWKAA
- a CDS encoding Bax inhibitor-1/YccA family protein, producing MSRRKGFLESHNPVMKESAYQQAAHEVLDGDMARTAGGIVERMTVQGAINKSLILGGIMLLTAAISFSMPSQLFLWGGAIGGLIVVVIASMKPQMSPTLAPVYAGLEGLFVGAVSAIYASAFNGIIFQAVTLTMAVFFLMLFIYKSGIIKVTGKLRTGIIMATGAIFVFYLLNWILSMFGVNMPYLHQGGWISIGISLVIVGVASLNLLLDFDNFEKGEQYGAPSYMEWFSAMGLLITLVWLYVEILRLIALFSSND
- a CDS encoding TraR/DksA C4-type zinc finger protein; this encodes MTKQERQVLRKKIVETIATMEYEVECLEKDTQPISPENSIGRVSRMDAINNKGVSEAALRSARRKLSSLHLALSKVERPEFGFCSRCKQPIPPARLMYMPESTRCVRCADR
- a CDS encoding very short patch repair endonuclease; translated protein: MSEDPIKVPAFSEEQSRYTTEQRSRLMSKIRSSDTKPELQLRRALWALGYRYRKNVRDLPGKPDIAIKKYKVAVFVDGGFWHGYDWADKQHRIKRNREYWIPKIERNMQRDRQNTEALQARGWTVFHFWEHRLKKDFHTCLEAVVDEIERKMRE
- a CDS encoding nuclear transport factor 2 family protein, whose translation is MHPNENLIHAFYQAFQRKDYETMKKCYHEDAVFNDEAFRGLNACETGKMWEMLIKSGKDLELEYSGVEADDKQGKAVWVARYTFSKARRKVVNRIEAAFEFQDGKIVRHTDRFDFYRWARQALGLTGLLLGWAGFFRNKVRAGAKERLREYMKGKE